A single window of Modestobacter italicus DNA harbors:
- a CDS encoding ABC transporter permease has product MSATQQAPVRPARADERVAAVGLWRRLLVKPELGSLIGAVVILAFFSVQSSVFRSLSGVANWLDVASTLGIMAVAVALLMIGGHFDLSAGVMTGTTALTVGIVATELDQNIWVAIAASLVLALAIGFANGWLVTRTGLPSFIITLGTFLMLQGLNLGLTKLFTGTVIVRGIAEAPGFHSAQLVLASRVTLFGQEFRIAILWWLLATAVASWVLLRTRFGNWVFATGGDEVASRNVGVPAARTTITLFMTTAAAAWLVGSITAVRLTSVQANTGTGQELIYIVAAVIGGCLLTGGFGSAIGAALGALVFGMTQQGIVYLNWDADWFYFFLGAMLLLAVLSNRLVRRYAEAARR; this is encoded by the coding sequence GTGAGTGCCACCCAGCAGGCGCCGGTGCGGCCGGCGCGCGCCGACGAGCGCGTCGCCGCCGTCGGGCTGTGGCGCCGGCTGCTGGTCAAGCCCGAGCTGGGCTCGCTGATCGGCGCCGTCGTCATCCTGGCGTTCTTCTCGGTCCAGTCCAGCGTCTTCCGCTCGCTGAGCGGGGTGGCGAACTGGCTGGACGTCGCCTCGACGCTGGGGATCATGGCGGTGGCCGTCGCGCTGCTGATGATCGGTGGGCACTTCGACCTGTCCGCCGGGGTCATGACCGGCACCACGGCGCTGACCGTCGGGATCGTGGCGACCGAGCTGGACCAGAACATCTGGGTCGCCATCGCCGCGTCGCTGGTGCTGGCGCTGGCCATCGGCTTCGCGAACGGCTGGCTGGTCACCCGGACCGGGCTGCCCAGCTTCATCATCACGCTGGGCACGTTCCTGATGCTGCAGGGCCTCAACCTGGGGCTGACCAAGCTGTTCACCGGCACGGTGATCGTCCGGGGGATCGCCGAGGCGCCGGGCTTCCACTCCGCGCAGCTGGTGCTCGCCTCCCGGGTCACCCTGTTCGGCCAGGAGTTCCGGATCGCCATCCTGTGGTGGCTGCTGGCCACCGCGGTGGCCAGCTGGGTGCTGCTGCGGACCCGGTTCGGCAACTGGGTGTTCGCCACCGGCGGTGACGAGGTGGCCAGCCGCAACGTCGGCGTCCCCGCCGCCCGGACGACGATCACGCTCTTCATGACCACCGCGGCCGCGGCCTGGCTGGTCGGCTCGATCACCGCCGTCCGGCTGACCTCGGTGCAGGCCAACACCGGCACCGGGCAGGAGCTGATCTACATCGTCGCGGCGGTGATCGGCGGCTGCCTGCTCACCGGCGGGTTCGGCTCCGCGATCGGCGCGGCGCTCGGCGCGCTGGTGTTCGGCATGACCCAGCAGGGGATCGTCTACCTGAACTGGGATGCCGACTGGTTCTACTTCTTCCTGGGGGCGATGCTGCTGCTCGCGGTGCTGTCCAACCGCCTCGTGCGGCGGTACGCCGAGGCGGCCCGGCGATGA
- the purF gene encoding amidophosphoribosyltransferase → MPRGDGRLTHDLDPQSPGPQDACGVFGVWAPGEEVSKLTYFGLYALQHRGQEAAGIAVSDGSSVVVYKDLGLVSQVFDEATLGSLRGHIAVGHTRYSTTGASTWENAQPTFRTTGAGTGLALCHNGNLVNTAELASAAADEGVAGAFAATTDSDLITSLIAAKPDMSVEAAAMEVLPRLRGAFSLTFMDEHTLYAARDPQGVRPLVLGRLERGWVIASETAALDICGASYVREVEPGELIAIDEDGLRSQHFAAAEPKGCVFEYVYLARPDTTISGRTVHAARVEIGRRLAKEHAVEADLVIPVPESGTPAAVGYAEASGIPYGLGLVKNSYVGRTFIQPSQTIRQLGIRLKLNPLRDVIRGKRLVVVDDSIVRGNTQRALIRMLREAGAVEVHVRIASPPVKWPCFYGIDFASRAELIANGLDIDGVRASINADSLGYVSEQGMIAATEQPANRLCTACFSGQYPIPLGEPEVLGKHVLEGIGRRAIGDEQVAVTGWTGQQAGTATVPGGAADALARP, encoded by the coding sequence GTGCCTCGCGGTGATGGACGGCTGACGCACGACCTCGATCCCCAGTCCCCTGGTCCCCAGGACGCCTGCGGCGTCTTCGGTGTCTGGGCGCCGGGTGAAGAGGTCTCGAAGCTGACCTACTTCGGCCTGTACGCGCTCCAGCACCGCGGGCAGGAGGCGGCCGGCATCGCGGTGTCCGACGGCTCCTCCGTCGTGGTCTACAAGGACCTCGGCCTGGTCAGCCAGGTCTTCGACGAGGCGACGCTGGGCAGCCTGCGCGGCCACATCGCGGTCGGCCACACGCGGTACTCCACGACCGGCGCCTCCACCTGGGAGAACGCCCAGCCGACGTTCCGCACCACGGGGGCCGGCACCGGCCTCGCGCTGTGCCACAACGGCAACCTGGTGAACACCGCGGAGCTGGCCAGCGCGGCCGCCGACGAGGGCGTGGCCGGTGCCTTCGCCGCCACCACCGACTCCGACCTGATCACCTCGCTGATCGCCGCCAAGCCCGACATGTCGGTCGAGGCCGCCGCCATGGAGGTGCTGCCGCGGCTGCGCGGCGCCTTCAGCCTGACCTTCATGGACGAGCACACCCTGTACGCCGCGCGCGACCCGCAGGGCGTCCGCCCGCTGGTGCTCGGCCGGCTGGAGCGCGGCTGGGTGATCGCCAGCGAGACCGCCGCGCTGGACATCTGCGGCGCCTCCTACGTCCGCGAGGTCGAGCCCGGGGAGCTCATCGCGATCGACGAGGACGGGCTGCGCAGCCAGCACTTCGCCGCGGCCGAGCCCAAGGGCTGCGTCTTCGAGTACGTGTACCTGGCCCGGCCGGACACCACGATCTCCGGCCGCACCGTGCACGCCGCCCGGGTGGAGATCGGCCGCCGGCTGGCCAAGGAGCACGCGGTCGAGGCCGACCTGGTCATCCCGGTGCCGGAGTCCGGCACCCCGGCCGCGGTCGGCTACGCCGAGGCCTCGGGCATCCCCTACGGCCTGGGCCTGGTCAAGAACTCCTACGTGGGGCGCACCTTCATCCAGCCCAGCCAGACGATCCGGCAGCTGGGGATCCGGCTCAAGCTCAACCCGCTGCGCGACGTCATCCGCGGCAAGCGGCTGGTCGTCGTCGACGACTCGATCGTGCGCGGCAACACCCAGCGGGCGCTGATCCGGATGCTGCGCGAGGCCGGCGCGGTCGAGGTGCACGTGCGGATCGCCTCGCCGCCGGTGAAGTGGCCGTGCTTCTACGGCATCGACTTCGCCAGCCGCGCGGAGCTGATCGCCAACGGCCTGGACATCGACGGCGTGCGCGCCTCGATCAACGCCGACTCGCTGGGCTACGTCTCCGAGCAGGGCATGATCGCCGCGACCGAGCAGCCCGCGAACCGGCTGTGCACCGCGTGCTTCTCCGGGCAGTACCCGATCCCGCTGGGCGAGCCCGAGGTGCTGGGCAAGCACGTGCTCGAGGGCATCGGACGCCGGGCGATCGGCGACGAGCAGGTCGCGGTCACCGGCTGGACCGGCCAGCAGGCCGGCACCGCCACGGTGCCGGGAGGCGCGGCGGACGCACTGGCCCGCCCGTGA
- the purM gene encoding phosphoribosylformylglycinamidine cyclo-ligase, with translation MTDFTYAAAGVDIDAGERAVALMRAAVEKTNRPEVVGGLGGFAGLFRLDVARYRAPLLASSTDGVGTKIALARALDRHDTVGIDLVAMVVDDLVACGAEPLFLQDYVACGRVVPERIAAIVTGIATGCTQAGAALVGGETAEHGDLMGADDYDLAATAVGVVEADAVLGPERVRAGDVVIAMASSGFHSNGYSLVRRVVDRAGLDLAAIPAGLDRPLGDELLEPTRIYARDCLALVEELGVGSVHAFAHITGGGLAGNTVRVVPAGLEAVLDRSTWALPAAVRLLEEHGVPRTESERAFNCGVGMVAAVAPEQADRAVALLTERGVPSWVAGTVGAADGEPSARLVGTYR, from the coding sequence GTGACCGACTTCACCTACGCGGCGGCCGGGGTCGACATCGACGCCGGCGAGCGCGCCGTCGCGCTGATGCGGGCCGCGGTGGAGAAGACCAACCGCCCGGAGGTCGTGGGCGGCCTGGGCGGCTTCGCCGGGCTCTTCCGGCTGGACGTCGCCCGGTACCGGGCGCCGCTGCTGGCCTCCTCCACCGACGGCGTCGGCACGAAGATCGCGCTGGCCCGGGCGCTGGACCGGCACGACACCGTCGGCATCGACCTGGTGGCCATGGTCGTCGACGACCTGGTGGCCTGCGGCGCGGAGCCGCTGTTCCTGCAGGACTACGTCGCCTGCGGGCGGGTGGTGCCCGAGCGGATCGCCGCCATCGTCACCGGGATCGCCACCGGGTGCACGCAGGCCGGCGCCGCCCTGGTCGGCGGCGAGACCGCCGAGCACGGTGACCTGATGGGTGCCGACGACTACGACCTGGCCGCCACCGCGGTGGGGGTCGTGGAGGCCGACGCCGTCCTCGGCCCGGAGCGGGTCCGCGCGGGCGACGTGGTGATCGCCATGGCGTCCTCGGGCTTCCACTCCAACGGCTACTCGCTGGTGCGCCGGGTCGTCGACCGCGCCGGACTGGACCTCGCGGCCATCCCCGCCGGCCTGGACCGCCCACTGGGCGACGAGCTGCTCGAGCCGACCCGGATCTACGCCCGGGACTGCCTGGCGCTGGTCGAGGAGCTGGGCGTCGGGTCGGTGCACGCCTTCGCGCACATCACCGGCGGCGGGCTGGCCGGCAACACGGTGCGGGTCGTGCCGGCGGGGCTGGAGGCCGTGCTGGACCGCAGCACCTGGGCGCTCCCGGCGGCCGTGCGGCTGCTGGAGGAGCACGGGGTGCCGCGGACCGAGTCCGAGCGCGCCTTCAACTGCGGCGTCGGCATGGTGGCCGCGGTCGCCCCCGAGCAGGCCGACCGCGCCGTCGCGCTGCTCACCGAGCGCGGCGTCCCGTCCTGGGTCGCCGGCACGGTGGGCGCCGCCGACGGGGAGCCCTCGGCCCGCCTGGTCGGCACCTACCGCTGA
- a CDS encoding ATP-binding cassette domain-containing protein → MSEAGAPLLELRGIGKDFGSVIALDGISTTVRAGQVTCVLGDNGAGKSTLIKVLSGVHRPTRGELLLDGQPVAFGAPREALDAGIATVYQDLAMIPLMAIWRNFFLGSEPTTGWGPFRRFDSATAKEVTRRELAAMGIDIRDPDQPVGTLSGGERQSVAIARAVHFGARVLILDEPTSALGVKQAGVVLRYIAQARDRGLGVVFITHNPHHAHPVGDRFLLLNRGRSMGDFAKGELSREELTGMMAGGDELTELAEELERPAGR, encoded by the coding sequence ATGAGCGAGGCGGGCGCGCCGCTGCTGGAACTGCGCGGGATCGGCAAGGACTTCGGCTCGGTCATCGCGCTGGACGGCATCTCCACCACGGTGCGGGCCGGTCAGGTCACCTGCGTGCTCGGCGACAACGGCGCGGGCAAGTCGACGCTGATCAAGGTGCTGTCCGGCGTGCACCGGCCCACCCGCGGTGAGCTGCTGCTGGACGGGCAGCCGGTGGCCTTCGGGGCGCCGCGCGAGGCTCTGGACGCCGGGATCGCCACCGTCTACCAGGACCTGGCGATGATCCCGCTGATGGCGATCTGGCGGAACTTCTTCCTCGGCTCGGAGCCGACCACCGGCTGGGGCCCGTTCCGCCGGTTCGACAGCGCGACCGCCAAGGAGGTCACCCGCCGGGAGCTCGCCGCGATGGGGATCGACATCCGGGACCCCGACCAGCCGGTGGGCACGCTGTCCGGCGGGGAGCGGCAGTCGGTGGCCATCGCGCGGGCGGTCCACTTCGGCGCCCGGGTGCTGATCCTCGACGAGCCGACCTCCGCGCTGGGGGTCAAGCAGGCGGGGGTGGTGCTGCGCTACATCGCGCAGGCGCGCGACCGCGGCCTCGGCGTCGTCTTCATCACCCACAACCCGCACCACGCCCACCCGGTCGGCGACCGCTTCCTGCTGCTCAACCGCGGCCGCAGCATGGGCGACTTCGCCAAGGGGGAGCTGTCCCGCGAGGAGCTGACCGGGATGATGGCCGGCGGCGACGAGCTCACCGAGCTGGCCGAGGAGCTGGAGCGCCCCGCCGGTCGCTGA
- a CDS encoding S-(hydroxymethyl)mycothiol dehydrogenase, translating into MPYEVKGVVALSKGAPVTIETVIVPDPGPGEAVVDVQACGVCHTDLHYREGGINDEFPFLLGHEAAGVVSAVGEGVTNVAVGDYVVLNWRAVCGECRACAAGKPWYCFNTHNAAQKMTLADGTELSPALGIGAFVEKTLVHSGQCTKVDPAAPPTAAGLLGCGVMAGVGAAINTGGVTRGNSVAVFGCGGVGDAAIAGSKLAGATTIIAVDIDDRKLEWARGMGATHTVNSKETDPVEAIKGLTGGFGVDVAIDAVGHPAVYEQAFYSRDLAGTVVLVGVPNPTMEVTLPMIEVFGRGGALKSSWYGDCLPSRDFPMLIDLYLQGRFDLDAFVSETIPLDAVEQAFQKMHDGEVLRSVVVFDK; encoded by the coding sequence ATGCCGTACGAGGTGAAGGGCGTCGTCGCCCTCAGCAAGGGTGCTCCGGTCACGATCGAGACGGTCATCGTCCCCGACCCCGGGCCGGGTGAGGCGGTCGTCGACGTGCAGGCCTGCGGGGTCTGCCACACCGACCTCCACTACCGCGAGGGCGGCATCAACGACGAGTTCCCGTTCCTGCTCGGGCACGAGGCGGCCGGTGTCGTATCCGCGGTCGGCGAGGGCGTCACGAACGTGGCGGTCGGCGACTACGTCGTCCTGAACTGGCGGGCGGTGTGCGGCGAGTGCCGGGCCTGCGCCGCCGGCAAGCCCTGGTACTGCTTCAACACCCACAACGCGGCGCAGAAGATGACGCTGGCCGACGGCACCGAGCTCTCCCCGGCGCTGGGCATCGGCGCGTTCGTGGAGAAGACGCTGGTCCACTCCGGGCAGTGCACCAAGGTCGACCCGGCGGCCCCGCCGACCGCCGCCGGGCTGCTCGGCTGCGGCGTCATGGCCGGCGTGGGCGCGGCGATCAACACCGGCGGGGTCACCCGCGGCAACTCCGTCGCCGTGTTCGGCTGCGGCGGTGTCGGTGACGCGGCGATCGCCGGCTCGAAGCTGGCCGGCGCGACGACGATCATCGCCGTCGACATCGACGACCGGAAGCTGGAGTGGGCCAGGGGCATGGGCGCCACCCACACGGTCAACTCGAAGGAGACCGACCCGGTCGAGGCGATCAAGGGGCTGACCGGCGGCTTCGGCGTCGACGTCGCCATCGACGCGGTCGGCCACCCGGCGGTCTACGAGCAGGCGTTCTACTCCCGTGACCTCGCGGGCACCGTCGTCCTGGTCGGGGTGCCGAACCCGACCATGGAGGTCACCCTGCCGATGATCGAGGTCTTCGGCCGCGGCGGTGCGCTCAAGTCCTCCTGGTACGGCGACTGCCTGCCCAGCCGGGACTTCCCGATGCTCATCGACCTGTACCTGCAGGGCCGCTTCGACCTCGACGCGTTCGTCTCCGAGACGATCCCGCTGGACGCCGTCGAGCAGGCCTTCCAGAAGATGCACGACGGCGAGGTGCTGCGGTCGGTCGTGGTGTTCGACAAGTGA
- a CDS encoding MFS transporter small subunit — translation MSSAVHTDGHDGGRQPAPGSTTTPVGLIAFAWTLVGVPLVYGLYQTVKTASSLFG, via the coding sequence ATGAGCAGCGCAGTGCACACCGACGGGCACGACGGCGGGCGGCAGCCCGCACCCGGCAGCACCACCACGCCGGTGGGCCTGATCGCCTTCGCCTGGACGCTCGTCGGCGTCCCGCTGGTGTACGGCCTCTACCAGACGGTCAAGACGGCCAGCTCGCTCTTCGGCTGA
- a CDS encoding Leu/Phe/Val dehydrogenase: protein MASGHEQVVFCADPESGLRAVIAVYSTALGPALGGTRFFPYASEDAAVADALALSKAMAYKNSLAGLDLGGGKAVIIGDPRTDKTEALLRAYGRFVEALGGRYLTACDVGTYNADLDVVARETRFAHGRSEVYGGCGDSSVLTAFGVFQGMRAAAEHRWGKPTLSGRTVAVAGVGKVGSHLVDLLVTDGADVVVTDVDPAAVDRLLARHPSARAVADTATLVRTPHDVYAPCALGGALDDETVAVLPAEVVCGGANNQLAHEGTAQLLEDRGILYAPDYLVNAGGVIQVEDERHGFSFARAEAKATTIFDVALRVFDAARTEGVSPAVAADRLAEERMRSVGRLATIRLPR, encoded by the coding sequence ATGGCCTCCGGGCACGAACAGGTCGTCTTCTGCGCCGACCCCGAGTCGGGGCTGCGGGCGGTGATCGCCGTCTACTCGACGGCACTGGGCCCCGCCCTCGGCGGCACCCGCTTCTTCCCCTACGCCTCCGAGGACGCCGCGGTCGCCGACGCGCTCGCGCTCTCGAAGGCGATGGCCTACAAGAACAGCCTCGCCGGGCTCGACCTCGGTGGCGGCAAGGCGGTGATCATCGGCGACCCGCGCACCGACAAGACCGAGGCGCTGCTGCGCGCGTACGGCCGGTTCGTCGAGGCGCTCGGCGGCCGGTACCTGACCGCCTGCGACGTCGGCACCTACAACGCCGACCTCGACGTGGTGGCCCGGGAGACGCGCTTCGCCCACGGCCGGTCCGAGGTCTACGGCGGCTGCGGCGACTCCTCGGTGCTCACCGCCTTCGGCGTCTTCCAGGGGATGCGCGCGGCGGCCGAGCACCGCTGGGGCAAGCCCACGCTCAGCGGCCGCACGGTCGCCGTCGCCGGGGTGGGCAAGGTCGGCTCGCACCTGGTCGACCTGCTGGTGACCGACGGCGCGGACGTCGTCGTCACCGACGTCGACCCCGCCGCCGTCGACCGGCTGCTGGCCCGGCACCCCTCGGCGCGCGCGGTGGCCGACACCGCCACGCTGGTGCGCACCCCGCACGACGTCTACGCCCCGTGCGCGCTGGGGGGTGCGCTCGACGACGAGACCGTCGCCGTCCTGCCCGCCGAGGTCGTCTGCGGCGGCGCGAACAACCAGCTCGCCCACGAGGGCACCGCGCAGCTGCTCGAGGACCGCGGCATCCTCTACGCCCCCGACTACCTGGTGAACGCCGGCGGGGTCATCCAGGTCGAGGACGAGCGGCACGGCTTCTCCTTCGCCCGGGCCGAGGCGAAGGCCACCACGATCTTCGACGTCGCGCTGCGGGTCTTCGACGCCGCGCGGACCGAGGGCGTCTCCCCCGCCGTCGCCGCCGACCGGCTCGCCGAGGAGCGGATGCGCTCGGTGGGCCGGCTGGCCACCATCCGGCTGCCGCGCTGA
- a CDS encoding DUF3073 domain-containing protein, protein MGRGRAKAKQTRVARELKYSSPNTDLTALQRELAGQPSSFPSRGPKDDDDDEPLAGSWSPDDEDDDWAASR, encoded by the coding sequence ATGGGGCGCGGCCGAGCGAAGGCCAAGCAGACACGCGTGGCCCGTGAGCTCAAGTACAGCTCACCCAACACCGACCTCACGGCCCTTCAGCGTGAGCTCGCAGGTCAACCGTCGTCCTTCCCCAGCCGGGGACCCAAGGACGACGACGACGACGAACCGTTGGCCGGTAGTTGGTCACCGGACGACGAGGACGACGACTGGGCTGCCAGCCGTTGA
- a CDS encoding sugar ABC transporter substrate-binding protein, which yields MKDWHTMARRTRLLALALAAPLLVSACSTDDTGGSGSGSTSGSGSSAAAGDGDLSFAVITHGSAGDAFWDVVQKGAEAAGEDLGVGVDYQSDGDPQRQSQLIQAAVNQDVDGIVVSMANPDALQDSVEAAVSAGIPVVTINSGADRSAEFGAIGHVGQDETIAGQGAGQRLAQDGAKNVLCVVHEAGNIGLEQRCAGASQGLGSDVKLLQVDINDLQAAQSTITSQLQSDPSIDGVLTLNSAVASVAAAAASDAGSQAEIATFDLNGDVIAAIQDGSVAFAVDQQQYEQGYLPIVMLKLYAQNLNTVGGGQPVLTGPGIVDSANVDAIADLASAGTR from the coding sequence GTGAAGGACTGGCACACGATGGCCCGACGCACCCGGCTGCTGGCGCTCGCCCTGGCAGCCCCGCTGCTGGTGAGCGCCTGCTCCACCGACGACACCGGCGGCTCCGGCAGCGGCTCCACCTCCGGCAGCGGCAGCAGCGCCGCCGCCGGGGACGGCGACCTGAGCTTCGCCGTCATCACCCACGGCTCGGCCGGGGACGCCTTCTGGGACGTCGTGCAGAAGGGTGCCGAGGCCGCCGGGGAGGACCTCGGCGTCGGCGTGGACTACCAGAGCGACGGCGACCCGCAGCGGCAGTCGCAGCTCATCCAGGCCGCGGTGAACCAGGACGTCGACGGGATCGTGGTCTCGATGGCCAACCCCGACGCGCTGCAGGACTCGGTCGAGGCCGCGGTGTCCGCGGGCATCCCGGTGGTCACCATCAACTCCGGCGCCGACCGGTCGGCCGAGTTCGGGGCCATCGGCCACGTCGGCCAGGACGAGACGATCGCCGGGCAGGGCGCCGGTCAGCGGCTGGCCCAAGATGGCGCGAAGAACGTGCTCTGCGTGGTGCACGAGGCCGGCAACATCGGCCTGGAGCAGCGCTGCGCCGGCGCCTCGCAGGGGCTGGGCAGCGACGTCAAGCTGCTGCAGGTCGACATCAACGACCTGCAGGCGGCGCAGTCGACGATCACCTCGCAGCTGCAGAGCGACCCGTCGATCGACGGCGTCCTGACGCTCAACTCGGCCGTCGCCTCGGTGGCCGCCGCGGCCGCCTCCGACGCCGGCTCGCAGGCCGAGATCGCCACCTTCGACCTCAACGGCGACGTGATCGCCGCGATCCAGGACGGCTCGGTCGCCTTCGCCGTCGACCAGCAGCAGTACGAGCAGGGCTACCTGCCGATCGTGATGCTGAAGCTGTACGCGCAGAACCTGAACACCGTCGGCGGTGGGCAGCCGGTGCTCACCGGCCCGGGCATCGTGGACTCCGCCAACGTCGACGCGATCGCCGACCTCGCCTCCGCCGGCACCCGCTGA
- a CDS encoding sterol carrier family protein encodes MAGSRPISAEELRAALAPTAGWLAGEAEQPPRATLGAAVKTSARWLSQQVPGRSVELRVPPFVAVQCVPGPRHTRGTPPNVVETDAATWLRMALGELSWAAAVADGKVVASGNRADLSAYLPLAALRR; translated from the coding sequence ATGGCGGGCTCGCGGCCGATCTCCGCGGAGGAGCTGCGGGCGGCGCTGGCCCCGACGGCCGGGTGGCTGGCGGGGGAGGCCGAGCAGCCGCCGCGCGCCACGCTGGGCGCGGCGGTGAAGACCTCGGCCCGCTGGCTGTCCCAGCAGGTGCCGGGCAGGTCGGTGGAGCTGCGGGTGCCGCCGTTCGTCGCCGTCCAGTGCGTGCCCGGGCCGCGGCACACCCGGGGCACCCCGCCCAACGTGGTGGAGACCGACGCCGCCACCTGGCTGCGGATGGCCCTCGGCGAGCTCAGCTGGGCCGCCGCGGTCGCCGACGGCAAGGTCGTCGCCAGCGGCAACCGCGCCGACCTCTCCGCCTACCTGCCGCTGGCCGCCCTGCGCCGGTGA
- a CDS encoding L-lactate MFS transporter translates to MAVPSFLARERIVARPGFNRWLIPPAALAVHLCIGQAYATSVYKTALVADFDSSLTAIGIVFSIAIVMLGLSAALFGTWVDRNGPRAAMFTAACFWSVGFLVGSLGIATDQLWLLYLGYGVIGGIGLGIGYISPVSTLIKWFPDRPGLATGMAIMGFGGGALIATPLSRQLMGLYDPAYDGTAATVASGDAVAKLFLTLGIVYLVFMMFGAFIVRVPAEGWKPAGFDPSTVKAKALVTTSSVSAANAIKTPQFWLLWIVLFCNVTAGIGILEQASPMIQDFFRDGDASTVAVTAAAGFVGVLSLFNMAGRFVWSSTSDFIGRKPIYMVYLGVGLVLYVLLATVGSSATWLFVLLAALIISFYGGGFATAPAYLRDLFGTYQVGAIHGRLLTAWAAAGVAGPLIVNRVLDTQGTPGELVAGNYRPALFIMVGLLAVGFVANLLIKPVAATWHEPKADAVFTDTTPEGATR, encoded by the coding sequence GTGGCAGTACCCAGCTTCCTGGCCCGGGAGCGCATCGTCGCGCGTCCCGGGTTCAACCGGTGGCTCATCCCGCCGGCGGCGCTCGCCGTGCACCTGTGCATCGGCCAGGCCTACGCCACCAGCGTCTACAAGACCGCGCTGGTCGCCGACTTCGACTCGAGCCTGACCGCGATCGGCATCGTCTTCTCGATCGCCATCGTCATGCTCGGCCTCTCGGCCGCACTCTTCGGGACGTGGGTGGACCGCAACGGCCCCCGCGCCGCGATGTTCACCGCCGCGTGCTTCTGGTCGGTCGGCTTCCTGGTCGGCTCGCTCGGCATCGCCACCGACCAGCTGTGGCTGCTCTACCTGGGCTACGGGGTCATCGGCGGCATCGGCCTGGGGATCGGCTACATCTCGCCGGTCTCCACGCTGATCAAGTGGTTCCCGGACCGCCCGGGCCTGGCCACCGGCATGGCGATCATGGGCTTCGGCGGCGGCGCGCTGATCGCCACCCCGCTGTCCCGCCAGCTCATGGGCCTCTACGACCCGGCCTACGACGGCACCGCCGCCACGGTCGCCAGCGGTGACGCGGTCGCCAAGCTGTTCCTGACCCTGGGCATCGTCTACCTGGTCTTCATGATGTTCGGCGCGTTCATCGTCCGGGTGCCCGCCGAGGGCTGGAAGCCCGCCGGCTTCGACCCCAGCACGGTGAAGGCCAAGGCCCTGGTGACCACGAGCAGCGTCTCCGCCGCCAACGCCATCAAGACGCCGCAGTTCTGGCTGCTGTGGATCGTGCTGTTCTGCAACGTGACCGCCGGCATCGGCATCCTCGAGCAGGCCAGCCCGATGATCCAGGACTTCTTCCGCGACGGGGACGCCTCCACCGTCGCCGTCACCGCCGCCGCCGGGTTCGTCGGCGTGCTGTCGCTGTTCAACATGGCCGGCCGGTTCGTCTGGTCCTCGACCTCGGACTTCATCGGCCGCAAGCCGATCTACATGGTCTACCTGGGCGTCGGCCTGGTGCTCTACGTGCTGCTGGCCACCGTCGGCAGCAGCGCCACCTGGCTGTTCGTGCTCCTCGCCGCGCTGATCATCAGCTTCTACGGCGGCGGGTTCGCCACCGCGCCGGCCTACCTGCGCGACCTGTTCGGCACCTACCAGGTCGGCGCCATCCACGGCCGGCTGCTGACCGCGTGGGCGGCGGCCGGTGTGGCCGGCCCGCTGATCGTCAACCGGGTGCTGGACACGCAGGGCACCCCGGGCGAGCTGGTCGCCGGCAACTACCGGCCGGCCCTGTTCATCATGGTCGGCCTGCTGGCGGTCGGCTTCGTCGCGAACCTGCTGATCAAGCCGGTGGCGGCCACGTGGCACGAGCCGAAGGCCGACGCCGTCTTCACCGACACGACCCCGGAAGGCGCCACCCGATGA
- a CDS encoding MBL fold metallo-hydrolase — MSARIEKVVISGVFSLDGQDFDVDNNVWLVGDDDEVLVIDAPHRAEPIVEAIAGRRVAGIVLTHGHNDHITAAVALRDAVDAPISFHPADRMLWDVVHPNSSPDAEIADGTRFAVAGTTLQALHTPGHSPGSTCLYAPDLATVFTGDTLFCGGPGATGRLYSDKPTILSSITGRLMSLPAGTVVRTGHGDDTTIGAEAGNIS, encoded by the coding sequence GTGAGCGCCCGCATCGAGAAGGTGGTCATCAGCGGCGTCTTCAGCCTCGACGGCCAGGACTTCGACGTCGACAACAACGTCTGGCTGGTCGGGGACGACGACGAGGTGCTGGTGATCGACGCCCCGCACCGGGCGGAGCCGATCGTCGAGGCGATCGCCGGCCGCCGGGTCGCCGGCATCGTGCTCACCCACGGGCACAACGACCACATCACCGCCGCGGTCGCCCTCCGCGACGCCGTGGACGCGCCGATCTCGTTCCACCCGGCCGACCGGATGCTGTGGGACGTCGTCCACCCGAACTCCTCCCCGGACGCCGAGATCGCCGACGGCACCCGGTTCGCGGTGGCCGGGACGACGCTGCAGGCGCTGCACACCCCGGGCCACTCGCCGGGCAGCACCTGCCTGTACGCGCCGGACCTGGCCACGGTGTTCACCGGCGACACGCTGTTCTGCGGCGGCCCCGGCGCGACCGGCCGCTTGTACAGCGACAAGCCGACGATCCTGTCGTCGATCACCGGCCGGCTGATGTCGCTGCCGGCGGGCACGGTGGTGCGCACCGGGCACGGCGACGACACCACCATCGGTGCCGAGGCCGGCAACATCTCCTGA